The following are encoded in a window of Heteronotia binoei isolate CCM8104 ecotype False Entrance Well chromosome 9, APGP_CSIRO_Hbin_v1, whole genome shotgun sequence genomic DNA:
- the CXXC4 gene encoding CXXC-type zinc finger protein 4 isoform X1, translating to MCLSPLRVLLLCRAWLVRAFPFRGQHNAWAVHLFGNDFFSCSGDGSRGEECERRGCLRLLRRPQRCPPRRIKGHGWAPLPAADPAAAPPARPTAPVALLPALPFPPLALPGPPFLPTLLPQAHPHPLGTMNTNVCVETGPNPEAPGLPKENHLPDGALNSLVDYNSEMERYRSFATFYKTNGGAFPQAAKIARITTPIFPSAAAAAAARIGMSPWNCDTATAAAATAMLWGSGAGGGGAGVGGPNPAAAAAGGVVARKASAAAAAAAAAAAASSVASSVASSVASSPASSLHAASRSGGGGGLHHRNESQRLGKPGCAPAEQPALQMANNNFLSTLAPEHCRPLAGECMNKLKCGAAEAEIMNLPERVGTFSAIPALGGISLPPGVIVMTALHSPAAASAAVTDSAFQIANLADCPQSHSSASSSSSSLGAAGGGGGGGGGGGGGGAGGGGGGGGGGGGGGAGNPAKKKRKRCGVCVPCKRLINCGVCSSCRNRKTGHQICKFRKCEELKKKPGTSLERTPVPSAEAFRWFF from the coding sequence ATGTGCCTCTCTCCCCTGCGTGTGTTATTATTATGTCGTGCTTGGCTTGTGCGCGCTTTCCCTTTTCGGGGACAACACAATGCCTGGGCTGTGCACCTTTTTGGGAATGACTTTTTTTCTTGCAGTGGCGACGGTTCCCGGGGAGAAGAATGCGAGCGCAGAGGCTGCCTGAGACTCCTTCGCCGCCCGCAGCGATGTCCCCCCAGGAGGATTAAAGGGCacggctgggctcccctccccgcTGCTGatcccgccgccgcccccccggCCCGCCCGACGGCTCCAGTGGCCCTCCTCCCCGCCctgcccttccctcccctggcCCTCCCcggcccccccttcctccccaccctgttGCCCcaggcccacccccaccccttgggCACCATGAACACCAACGTGTGCGTGGAGACGGGGCCCAACCCGGAGGCGCCGGGGCTGCCCAAGGAGAACCACCTGCCCGACGGCGCCCTCAACAGCCTTGTGGATTACAACTCGGAGATGGAGAGGTACCGCTCCTTCGCCACCTTCTACAAGACCAACGGCGGCGCCTTCCCGCAGGCAGCCAAGATCGCACGCATCACCACCCCCATCTTccccagcgccgccgccgccgccgccgctcgcATCGGCATGTCCCCCTGGAACTGCGACACCGCCAcggccgccgccgccaccgccaTGCTGTGGGGCAGCGGCGCGGGGGGCGGCGGCGCGGGCGTCGGAGGCCCCAACCCCGCGGCGGCCGCGGCTGGCGGCGTGGTGGCCCGCAAAGCCTCGGCAGCGGCGGCCGCCGCAGCTGCCGCGGCCGCCGCCTCGTCGGTGGCGTCGTCGGTGGCGTCGTCCGTGGCCTCTTCGCCCGCCTCTTCCCTGCACGCCGCCAGcaggagcggcggcggcggcggcttgcACCATCGGAACGAGTCCCAGCGGCTGGGCAAGCCTGGCTGCGCGCCAGCCGAGCAGCCCGCGTTGCAAATGGCAAATAATAATTTCCTCTCCACCTTAGCCCCTGAACACTGCAGACCTTTGGCTGGGGAATGCATGAACAAGCTCAAATGCGGCGCCGCTGAAGCAGAGATAATGAATCTCCCCGAGCGCGTGGGGACTTTTTCCGCTATTCCGGCTTTAGGGGGCATCTCATTACCTCCCGGGGTCATCGTCATGACAGCCCTGCACTCCCCCGCAGCAGCCTCGGCAGCCGTCACAGACAGCGCGTTTCAAATTGCCAATCTGGCAGACTGCCCGCAGAGCCATTCCTCCGCCTCttcgtcctcctcctccctggGAGCCgccggaggaggaggcgggggagggggaggaggcggcggcggcggcgctggaggaggaggaggcggtggtggcggcggtggagGCGGAGGGGCGGGCAACCCGGCCAAGAAGAAGCGGAAACGGTGCGGGGTCTGCGTGCCCTGCAAGAGGCTTATCAACTGTGGAGTCTGCAGCAGTTGTAGGAACCGCAAAACGGGACACCAGATCTGCAAATTTAGGAAATGTGAAGAGCTAAAGAAAAAACCTGGCACTTCGCTAGAG
- the CXXC4 gene encoding CXXC-type zinc finger protein 4 isoform X2 yields MNTNVCVETGPNPEAPGLPKENHLPDGALNSLVDYNSEMERYRSFATFYKTNGGAFPQAAKIARITTPIFPSAAAAAAARIGMSPWNCDTATAAAATAMLWGSGAGGGGAGVGGPNPAAAAAGGVVARKASAAAAAAAAAAAASSVASSVASSVASSPASSLHAASRSGGGGGLHHRNESQRLGKPGCAPAEQPALQMANNNFLSTLAPEHCRPLAGECMNKLKCGAAEAEIMNLPERVGTFSAIPALGGISLPPGVIVMTALHSPAAASAAVTDSAFQIANLADCPQSHSSASSSSSSLGAAGGGGGGGGGGGGGGAGGGGGGGGGGGGGGAGNPAKKKRKRCGVCVPCKRLINCGVCSSCRNRKTGHQICKFRKCEELKKKPGTSLEVRGDDFFLPSLPPSLVNPLPPPLQCFLSSFKMQHPFSEASFRL; encoded by the coding sequence ATGAACACCAACGTGTGCGTGGAGACGGGGCCCAACCCGGAGGCGCCGGGGCTGCCCAAGGAGAACCACCTGCCCGACGGCGCCCTCAACAGCCTTGTGGATTACAACTCGGAGATGGAGAGGTACCGCTCCTTCGCCACCTTCTACAAGACCAACGGCGGCGCCTTCCCGCAGGCAGCCAAGATCGCACGCATCACCACCCCCATCTTccccagcgccgccgccgccgccgccgctcgcATCGGCATGTCCCCCTGGAACTGCGACACCGCCAcggccgccgccgccaccgccaTGCTGTGGGGCAGCGGCGCGGGGGGCGGCGGCGCGGGCGTCGGAGGCCCCAACCCCGCGGCGGCCGCGGCTGGCGGCGTGGTGGCCCGCAAAGCCTCGGCAGCGGCGGCCGCCGCAGCTGCCGCGGCCGCCGCCTCGTCGGTGGCGTCGTCGGTGGCGTCGTCCGTGGCCTCTTCGCCCGCCTCTTCCCTGCACGCCGCCAGcaggagcggcggcggcggcggcttgcACCATCGGAACGAGTCCCAGCGGCTGGGCAAGCCTGGCTGCGCGCCAGCCGAGCAGCCCGCGTTGCAAATGGCAAATAATAATTTCCTCTCCACCTTAGCCCCTGAACACTGCAGACCTTTGGCTGGGGAATGCATGAACAAGCTCAAATGCGGCGCCGCTGAAGCAGAGATAATGAATCTCCCCGAGCGCGTGGGGACTTTTTCCGCTATTCCGGCTTTAGGGGGCATCTCATTACCTCCCGGGGTCATCGTCATGACAGCCCTGCACTCCCCCGCAGCAGCCTCGGCAGCCGTCACAGACAGCGCGTTTCAAATTGCCAATCTGGCAGACTGCCCGCAGAGCCATTCCTCCGCCTCttcgtcctcctcctccctggGAGCCgccggaggaggaggcgggggagggggaggaggcggcggcggcggcgctggaggaggaggaggcggtggtggcggcggtggagGCGGAGGGGCGGGCAACCCGGCCAAGAAGAAGCGGAAACGGTGCGGGGTCTGCGTGCCCTGCAAGAGGCTTATCAACTGTGGAGTCTGCAGCAGTTGTAGGAACCGCAAAACGGGACACCAGATCTGCAAATTTAGGAAATGTGAAGAGCTAAAGAAAAAACCTGGCACTTCGCTAGAGGTCAGAGGAGATGATTTCTTTCTTCCCAGCCTCCCGCCGTCCCTCGTGAACCCCCTTCCCCCGCCTCTGCAGTGCTTCTTGTCTAGTTTCAAGATGCAGCATCCCTTTTCTGAAGCCTCCTTCAGGTTGTGA